A region of the Melanotaenia boesemani isolate fMelBoe1 chromosome 6, fMelBoe1.pri, whole genome shotgun sequence genome:
ttttcttcttctgctactcTCGTTCCTCAtaagctcttcttctcctccctctgcgctcacgctcactctcacgcgcactgagctgctggatcgcacacacaaagttagacacatcgcacaacactagtatataggctgactctatttgcgtaatgtgcctgcggattacaggggttattacggtagaccaggaagtgggggctttgtactgacgtcgtaagctagatgtgtgtgttctgcttacatgtggggagcagcgaaatgataaaagaggaggtgcttgcatctattatttctccattcgacttatttacatatttcagcatgagaatcggaggtttagcgcgagagcgtgagaagccacttaaatgcgcaagtctcacggccattgcgtgttggcagccctgcaaaacaaatgcggcttaccggctcgtgctgcaacatgctgcagtcaagtatgacaccagagagatcactccgcaacaaaccagagcgttgagtcgaaatacgccatagtgaaacctattgtcatacacagtttatggtaaaggggggactaataaaaattatcgcggccggcaaacttatcgtgctcttattttcttatcgttcaattaattgacttattgcttatcgcgacaggcctattTAGGGGGCATGAATGTgatgagagaaattatgaacaggttctgagatacaaatcagagcaggacccaAACAAAGAAGCTGACAGgaggtagaaaggatttatacgtcagctatgcaggggcgagTCTAGAAAAGCTTTaatgggggccaggcaggggtactgaccaggaaaaggagGGCACAAAGTAGatatttttaaggtcttgatttcaagtaatattgaactgattattacaactaaagtggtctaatgtttaaactaaaaaactaaaaaacccTGAAGTGAGCATTGGCTTGTTCTTTCTGTTGaaacaatacagtaaaattGGGCATATTTCAGGAATAGtcatgaatggtgattaatcatgattaattaatttatgagCTGTGATTAAtccgattaaaatttttaatcatctgaCAGCCCTACTATAAACTGATGGAAATGAATGACACTTATAATGCActtgtaatgttttaaatatagaaaaactgtaaatgatGAGGCATGTTGGTTATTTTTGAAAAAAGGACCAAAAGTTTGGTCCAATTATTTGTTTTGgttaaaatactgaaatattactcagtatttattcattataaaacagctttatatctTTCTATATAAAGACGTGTCTATGTTACTTTTACATGTGGTGTCTTCTCAATGACCATGAAGAACGGGAGTTTAACATACAGCTTGTTATTAAAACACTCACATCAATAATAGCTGCTGCGCTGCTGTCCAGGTGTTTGTAGAGATCATTCAGCACCTCTCGCAGCTTCTTCAAGGTCTTCTTGTTTGGCTGCAGAAGCATTGCCTGAAAGTTCACTGGCAGTCCATATCTGAAAGAAAACCACATAATGACGTGTTTGCTTCGCTGGAATCCAGGACACAATGCAAGCAGCCTGCAGTTATCATGCTTAATCGGTACCTCAACACAGATTCCACAAAGACCCTCAGTGCTTTAATGTGAATCCACGCGATGAAGGCTTCACTGAAGTTCACCTTCAGCCATCGAACAAGTGGACCCTGCAGAGAGGAAGAACAGAAAACACTTGTTTTGGATGCAGATCTTTAATCATAATTAGGTTTGAAGATGATTTGCCGTAAATACCGTAAAATAGCTGCTTCCTATCAGAGCCAGCTCAGTGGTTCTAATAAGCAGCATTTAATTTCCCACATTTTCATGCAGTTGAATGTTTTCATTCTAAAGCTGCCTTTTATGCAACGCTACTGATAAGTGGAAAAGCTAAACCTTGACTGGAAATGTGAGCGGTCAGCATTTTCTGACTGCTTCCAGCTGCACAGCAGGCACATTTTAAACAGCTTCAGGATGTAACTGGTCATTTTCTGATAAAAGAGCAAACACTTCTGGTTTTACACAGGGAGGGGAGGTAGAATTGATCTACTATAACTAACAGTGCAGTCAGACTGCTTTactttgaataaataaagtgttaaagGATGTGTTGTAGTACTTTGTGTTGTAGACAATTACAACAAAAATTACAACTTTTAGACTTTCTGAGTAGATTCTAAATTAGTTAATAAGTTAATAGTTAATAatatcattaaaacaaacttgaaAAGAGATCGAATAATCTTTTtggtggaagaaaaaaaaaaagagtttttcaGCCTTTACGACTTCAGTTCACTTACAAACTGCTTCTTCTTATCTGTGGAGAGCCGTGTCATCTCCTCCTTGTCTGCCTTCATCTCCTCCTCATTGTACTGAAAGTCTCTCACTGTGAACCTGCGAGGACAGAAACCACATATCTGTGTGAAGAAACAAGCTCATAGTCTACACACATTATAATGTGGGATGGTTAAACGTGTGAAATTAACATTGTTTTCTTGGTGCAGCATCACTCTCCTCTGATATAGATGCATTATTAGTTATTTATTCATCCAGCAGACTCGTTCCTGATTTTCTCACATAGATCCTTTTCATGTTTCACATCATCACACACAATAAACATTCTTACTTGTTCTCTCTggctttgtgtttaaaatcatCTATGGCTTTCCTGAATAGAGTGACACTGAACAGCCCGCTGTCGCTGTCTTCGAACAGGAGACTGGAAGAAAAGTTTGGtgctggttttaatgttgtgataAGAAATTTTAAATCAATCAGTCTAATGACTTCACATTAATGCCATGACTTACTTTGTGGATCGAGGTACCACCATCTCAGCAAGTGTTTCATATGTTTTCTGCCAGTCAGTGTATGCTGTCCTGAAAGagcaaaacagtaaaaacaaacattataccaaatgtttatttctaattCACTCTAGATATGTCTGTGTGGACAGGCTGGAGAATTACACTCACTTTGGTACAACTACCAGCAGAGTGATGAGATACTCTGAATCAAGTACAAAGTCTTCCTTCTTCACAATGTCACCCAGACTCCTGGTCAGCAGGCTCCCCCTGGTGGCACATGACAGCATTACAACACAGAGCCAGAGAACAAACAAGATTAAGAAAACAGCCTGTGATCACAAAGATGCAATATTATATTAGACTTACGCATTCTTCCTTTCTAAGTTCTGCAGGTTTCCTTTCAGGTTATTATATGCTGATGCTCTGGCCTTCAAGTCATTGTCAATCTGGGTTACTTGCTGTGGGATCatagaaaacaaagctgaaatgaTCAGCTAACAAAGACCACTGAacaaattacacaaaaacaacttgaaGTGAAGTGACCAAATTTAGGTGAAATCTAGATGATGAAAATAATGACAACTACTTCCCCTTAGGAAATTAttaacacatacacattttCTAATCTAAGAAACAGGCCTACCTTTGAGATGATTTCAGAGATGTTTTTAAGCGACTGTTTTATGGGATATTTTGCCATGTCCCACTGAAATCTTGTGATGTAGGTGACAAGATCAACTAAAACATGGACAATAAAAGACAATTTGTTCATCATACAATGGTAAGACAGAAGGTAGAAAAAAGTACACTTTAATTACAGCAATTTCAAATAGACATTAAAAGGAgcattttcagacattttattccttaaaaaaatctgacacaAACTGCTAAAGCCATCACTGTACCTCCGTTGGCCAGCAGGTTCTCCTGCACTTTGTCTCGACTATCCTCCAGAACATCGGCCATGTACTGAGCCACCTTCTTCACCACACTGTGAACAACCAGCAGACATCAAAACATACTGCAACAACACAGACTGCAAGCACAAAGCCAATGTAAACCACATTCGCCCAGCACACTCGGCCACTGCAGCCTCATCCTTCTAAATATAATGTAAACAGACAGACACATCAAAAAGTTTCACATGGTTCTGTAAAGAAAATCTCTTGCCAAGAGATTCGTAATATACAGAGGTCAAATATTTTACTGCACATCAGAGGCAGTTCAAAGCAGCAGTGATCACAGCTGAAAGCTTTTAATCACATACTTTGGCCACATGTCcttatttctaattattttttttcccaatatgCTATTTTCCATATTATGATAATGTTTGTTCCAGATATGCTGggaaaaaatttttaaaatagaacTAGATTAACAACAAGGTGTAGGCAAACAGGTAATACCATGTTGCAAGGCTGGTCCTTCTCACTGTTGTGAAAACATCCACAAAAGAAGCAAAGTACAGCTCAGGCAGTATAAGCTGTGTGTGAGTTTTATATGTCAATATTTCCAAAAGACTATACTCATGACACATAGGTCATATGGCATAAATATGACAAAAGAAAGAACTGCTCATGTGTCACCCAACTGTAAATTGCCAAGTTTAGACTCACTATTCTCAGATCCCCGCAAAATTCCTCATTCTTACAGGGTCTGGCAGCAGATTAGACAAAGGTACGTCGGCTACATCAGAGGGTCAGGAATGTACGTTAGGTTTTCAACTATCTGACATGAGGAAACAATACCAGCCATAATGACATACAAAGTACAAAAAGGTGCATACCTTTCAACAAAGGAATCTAATTTGGCCAGTTCATCAGATAGTCCAACCAAGACATCAAGTGTTCCAACCTgtttataacacacacacacacacaaataaataaatcatcaaacTTATGAGTCTTGagttttgggtgtttttttaaGTGAGGTCAGCAGGGCTCTGTTTAAACACTGACATCTGAGGTTCGACAAGCCTAGAGTGACACCCAGGGGCCTCTATGTGCTTAGGATGGCGCCTCTTTGTCCAGACCTGCTCATGCATTTCTAAATGTTCCTGGAGGACATTTCGGCTTTATGAGGAAGCAATGTCAACAGGGTTACTTCACTTTCAGCACAGAGAGGAACTGAACCAGTCGAGCTGAGCTGCTCTGTGGATAAAAACTTCATCTAAACATTGCTTCAACATGCAGACAAGCAATCTGTGCAAAGACTGTTTTCCAAGCAGGCAGTCAGCTTACTCTTGACAGTGGGTACACAAGGTAAGTGGTTGTGACATTAAcctaatattattttttagattaaaactaCTTTTGAAATAAATGGTAACATAATCAGATAGCTTGCATGAAAGGAAATCATGCCCTTATTTATAAGTTGAATCATCTAATTACTCCGATGTGGAGGAAAGGCATTACGTTACGACATGCAGGGAAGCCTAGAAATCCATGTTAACCTTAAGGTCTGGGATGCTGAACTTGTGGTTGGTGGAGAGGTTGTTGGTACGTGTGGTAGCTGTCATCATTTTGTCCCATGTTTGCTGGCAAGTCTTCTCTCCTGGGGCAGAGATCAGCCAAAATTCTGTCATGTTTGAAACACTGGTGCACCTAGAGAGAACTGAGAGGAAAGTCATGTTAAAACTGCTGCATactgtctggaaaaaaaaatcaggatttCATAAAGCAATCAGAAGAATAACGCTTCCCTGCAATACAGTTTAAATCTGCTTAGATATAATCTGTTTGTTGCTAGATTTAAATTTAGCTGGCGCTGCTGTAATTAAAAGTCCTGACACTGTTTACCGTTAGTCAGGTTAGTGAAATAATGCTTCAGTAGGAACAGGGTCTCATCCAATGTTAAAAGTCCATCACAGCCTCACGTTACTGTTTAATCACACTGCTTATTCTCACTCCTTGACCACTAGCTATCCCTGAAAATGATAATCAACCGGTTAAGTACAGGAACGGTGGCTGACATAAAACGATGGTTAAGGTCAAATAAGCATCCAGCAAGGATTAGCTACCGTTAGCCACTTAGCTAGCTTTGCTAACAACAACAACTTAGTGTGATAATTCGTAGTGTTCAACAATCTTACTCACCCGCGTGTTAAAGGAGTTTCAGCTTCCTGTCAATATATAGTTGATTTTAGTGTTTCTATGGCTTGTTAATTCTCATAACTCCCATTCACTGTAGATCGTTAGGTCTCctgacagcagcatcagagtCAGCTGATCCGATAGAGGAACCGGAAGGCCTCACACTCTGAGGAAACTCAGCAGCGGCCTCGGCTGGCGAAAGTCTGGTACTGCAGCgcaatttacaataaaatgctaaaatccAAATCAATACACAGGCTTAAATACACATAAAGTAGATTATCAGGATAAAAGTCTCCAGAAATATATAGGATGGTGAGTCTTAGCATATATGTAACACTCTGGGACGACCCTGTTGATCTAGATTCTTACCCATGGGTGCATCATGAAACAACAGGTTACTGGGCACAGACATGAATGAGGACCGTCATTTGTTTCACAGGGGATCAGGACACccaaaaagagagagacacaagacaacaagaaaaaatacatatatgcTTATAGATatttgcattgtgtgtgtgtgtgtgtgtgtgcttgtgttcttttatctgttttgtatGTGACTGATCATTATCCTTTTCCTTAAAAAGCCTTTCACTGTCTCTTCATACTCATTTTGTTTGTCCTCATTGTTACTTCCAGtctcattttgtgttttatttcgTGTCTCTCATTGTTCATTACACCTCACAGGTCACCTCATGTCAGCTGGCatctttatatttgttttgtgtctCACATTAATCATTTTGCCATGTTTTATGGCTAACAACCATTAACTTTTgtcactttgtttaaaaatgttggaGTTTTGCATGTCTTTATAGCCATACTTTTTCTGAGGTCATTTTGCATCTTGATCTGTGTGTATCTCTTGGTTGTCATTATCTTTTGAGACTGTTTTGTATCTGTTGATTGACATTTTGTGCTCCATTTTGGTAATTTTGTTCCTCTTTAATAATATTTCCTGGTCAGTTTGTATTTCTTCATTTACAACTTGTTTGCATCTCATTAGCTTATttagctgagaaaaaaaaacaaaaaacacagatagGTGAATTACCATTAAGGCCTCCTTCTGACTCCTTGGCCCCTTGGCTTATGCCAGGTAGATTCATTCAATAATTCTAGGCAGGACACTTTATCCATATTACTGTGTCATCAACACTGGTGTAGGAATGTGAATGAATatttggtggtggttggagaggccgCTGGCACGGATTGGCTGCCACTTCTCCATCAGTATGCCCCAGGGAAGCTGTGgttacacatgtagcttaccaccaccagtgaatgaataatggattcagtgTAAAGCTCTTTGGGTATCttgaaagtgctatataaatccaatccatttttatttattattgctaATCTGTCCATGACCATATCAAGACAGTATTGTTgttatttaatagaaaattacaTGCATAACAATTTATTTCTCAAATAAAAGAGCTGGCATTTGTATGCCACAGTAACTATAgcaaagttttattaaagtgatgaaagtttttggtcatttttagtCATGATAAATTTCCTGAATTACAAGACCCCCACCCCAGACTTGAGCGTCAATCAACATTCCAAATATTTTAGTACATTTAGTACATATTAGAGAATGATGATGGGTGCCAAGTCAGCACCATTTCAGGCTTTAGAGTTACTATATTTAGAAAAGCCGGGTCAGGTTTCCTGACTATGGGTGTCTCCTGCAATATAATTGAGGAAAACGCCCCCAAagacacatgtttatagttcaGTGGGTCTGGGGTTCATTGTTTGGGACACAATGCTTGGTCTGTCTGGAGCCAACCATCGACATCAAACACTAGGGTTGAGTTTGCCCGTGGCTGGCAAAAAGCCAGTCTGTTGGAATGTTATCAGGACACACACGCAGGACACAGAGTTGAACAGTGTGCAGAAGACAGACAGCTGCTGAGAATTTGGTTTGTGGTCTCTTCAGGTTCAATAAGAGAGAAATGTGCGCTGTTTCTGCAATAAATAGCACTGAAAAGATAaatggtttaaaccttttcgtACACATCATCAACACTTCAACCTTGCATGGAGTCTTATGAATGACCATCAGAGCTTCTAATGAATCTGTTCCGTGATTTGTCTTGAAGTTTGgctctaaaaaaaaagtatggttTGCTGGAAACACGTAACAAATCTAATAACTGTTGAgatgtttccttttcttcttctacttctgtACAAACACTGTGAAATGTACTAACACAGTAAAGCATTACTCAAGTATGTTGTTGAATCATTCATGTATTCCAGGAAAGGTCAATCTAGATGCTTTGTATACACTGTCCCACTGCACATCACCTGTATAAACTATCTTAGACTACCATGAACTGTTCATATGCCCACATACACACTAGTAACACCAGGCATATAATGCAGAAACCCAGggtatttacatgttaatatattacaattttttttgtctctcattTAACTCATGGGAACAACACAAGGTTTTATTTCCCAGAAAGAAGAGACTGCTTAATTATTTTCACTGTAATCTTATGCACTGatagaattattttattatataatcaATTAGGTTTTCTTGGCAGAAACGAAGGAAATCAGGGTGAAATGTGCATCATTTATTAGACTGTGTTATTGTTTGACCATTAGGTTATATCTTGCTGTATCCCTCCACCTCTTTGATAGTATTGTTATATCTGACATGTCACGGAAATCTCAGAGAAATGGATTTGTCTGTTCCAGTGGCATATTGCTAAAGggggagggagaaaaaaaaaattttcagtTGCTTTTTGGATGCACTAAAATTTTACAAAATAcctgttgttttttgttagtttctTGTTTCAGGCCTTTTAAAGAAATTGCTTTTGAATATTTGCTATATTGTTATAGTGTTCCTGGAGCcagttgctttttttatttccttgctTAACATTCAGATCAGCATGAGGAGCAGTTTGTTTGGAGTTCCTTCTTACTTAGCAACATTCTCTGGCAAGAAGAGGAGAAACCACTTCTGAGTGACTTAACACCAGGGTCCATTGCACAAGGCCACTTTATTAAGGGTTTATGTAGTCACTAATGTCTACATAACAAATCCATGACttattatttagaaatttattgAATTGGTAGATTTGCAGCCTCTCAGAAAGATGGCAGGTTTCCCTAAGTTTTAATCAAAAACCAAAGGCAATTAACTCTCTTGGAAATACttcatcattttcatgtttaatcCATTTAATAAGTtggaataatttgttttttcctgtgtaGGTGGAGATTCTTGGCCAGTCAGGGTTGATTTATGACTCTGTCTATTTCTGTGCATTGATGTAATCTGTTtgcaatgtttgcaaataagGATTCCTGCTGCACAATGCAGCCACTGGTGTATTTGCCCCCACAGTGGGTGGTACACATGTCCCTTCTGCCGCATACCCAGTGGCTGCCATGGCTATTATGACCCAAACAATGGAAATTAAACACTGTGCTTTACTGGAAGCCACTCTAGATGTTATGCGTGATTAGCCTTATATATACATAGTCTTATTTAGTGGCGGCGAAAACAGGCACAAAACACGGAACAGCTTTTGTTTTGCAGTT
Encoded here:
- the LOC121641813 gene encoding V-type proton ATPase subunit C 1-A-like; this encodes MTEFWLISAPGEKTCQQTWDKMMTATTRTNNLSTNHKFSIPDLKVGTLDVLVGLSDELAKLDSFVESVVKKVAQYMADVLEDSRDKVQENLLANGVDLVTYITRFQWDMAKYPIKQSLKNISEIISKQVTQIDNDLKARASAYNNLKGNLQNLERKNAGSLLTRSLGDIVKKEDFVLDSEYLITLLVVVPKTAYTDWQKTYETLAEMVVPRSTNLLFEDSDSGLFSVTLFRKAIDDFKHKARENKFTVRDFQYNEEEMKADKEEMTRLSTDKKKQFGPLVRWLKVNFSEAFIAWIHIKALRVFVESVLRYGLPVNFQAMLLQPNKKTLKKLREVLNDLYKHLDSSAAAIIDSAMDIPGLNLSQQEYYPYVYYKIDCNLLDFKV